Below is a genomic region from Biomphalaria glabrata chromosome 3, xgBioGlab47.1, whole genome shotgun sequence.
taaattgtcaatatttaattaacaaattggttaaatttattgattcttcttttgtcaggtaaaagaaatttttgtgcaaaattttagcttcaTCCAagtttgggtgtgggagaaataacgtgtacaaaatattgaacaaaaaaacttttgttgttATTGGCAACGTTAACACGTTTAATCACTTGACACAACTTACAAACGCTTCATGTGCCTCCAATAGCTCTCCCATTTCAGCATCGGCATTTCTTTGCCACATCCTGATTTAACCGTACTctttttattatgataaaaatgTTCTGCACTCCCCTCTAGAATTCATTTCTGCTGCTCTTAATACAGGAAATTTATTGACACATGGGCTCCGCCCCGCACCGTGTTGGGGGAGCTTACAACCTCCCCTAATCCCCCTAGCTGATTGGAGGGGGGACGCGGACGTAATACTTTTTGGTGGGGAGAAGGGGGATTCCCAAATAAAAGGATGAAAAAGTTGATCTATATTTAAGAAGAGGATTGAAAGACAACCAAAAAGACAAAAAACTTGGAGGagaccaaaaagaaaacaaaaaaacatccaCACATCTAGAACAGAGACATTGTGTTGTTTATTGAATTGATTTGAAAGAGCTATACAAAAAATCAAATGAGAAATGGAAAACTGAAACAATAGTTTGCCGAAATTTATCAAGacaataacttacaaataaccgtccgtctttctctctctttttctccacTTATCTGTTAACTTCattcatttttctcttttgaCAGTATTTTGTTTTACTGTCCTTTGTTTTTCACCcattctccatctctctctcttctctcccaCCGCCCCCAAGTGCTCTCATTCATTTATCCCCCCGGCTCTCTTTATCATCTCTCTGACCCCCTTCCCACCCCTTCACTCCGTCTACATCTTTGTCCCTACTCCTGTCTCttatctcactctctctcccctctctttccctcctctctctcctcgctctctctctctctctctcatatataattcaaagtttCTCTCACTTTCACCTCATTTCATGTTGAGATGGAAAACAGATCGaagttttacacacacacacacacacacgcagactAAACGCCCACACACtcaacaaacacaaactcacacaGCTGAGCCACAAAGCAACAACTTGATGATGTCacgaaatttaaattattttcttgtctcgcTCGACCAAGAAATAAAgaccaaaatataaataaaataattgaaaacaaaattatttcaaaatacgaagaagacaaacaaacaatgtcGGCCTTGACCTTTGTGTACTGACTAATCAAAAGGATTCAGTCACCTAAAGCTAAAGGACATCAACTTCCAGCGAGCTCAAACATCCAAACGTTCTTTAGCGGCTCCTGGAAGAGGAAAAATCactgtttgatttgtaaagtttgtctgtccgtctgtccgtccgtccctctGTCTAAtatgtttagatctcaaaaacattcaaaaacaaaaatatgccggtattaaaaatctaatttcaaCTTTTGTAGCTTCCTAAATTTAGGTGCAGCCGATACTTTTTGTATTCTGAAagctaattctttttttttgttttgttttaaattaaatatgaataAAGTTGTCGTAATAGTGGTGGCAAAACCAAACATAATTTTAgtagaaacatttatttataaggttgttgtttttttattccacAAAATGAATCATTTTTAAGGATGATAAACAATTATACATTTATTACGTAATTATGAGTTTTGTGGTATATTAGCTACTAATAGATTACCGccaaccaggggcggactgggtgttaaaATCGACCCgagcatttctatacaatccggcccacaaactgtatatcatatgatgtacatccatttctaggtctagCTGTCCTCAACAATCCCTCTCTTAATTTTGATAATGTAGGCTACCGATAACTGAAAGCATGCATACAATGACCTCTGTATCTTTGTAAGAAATAGCGTGAGcgctaaaaggatgaagcttactagtagcactgtttacggatgtagactattacattatttcggaaaatgtgttagattaaattagcattacactgtagagtctgtaaaatatttttttttaaacacgacgctcagagggcccctTTTACAAGAGCatattataaaaactttaacaatttaatacgttcTATAGTGGCATTCATGTGGCCCTTTAGGTGGCCCTATAGGCCCATTTGGGTACAGGTCCACCGGGCATTAGCCCGAATGcccaaatatagatctaaatctatgtcgatctcttaaaaaaatcaaaagcgatattttgctagtcgatagtaaatctaaaaggcagatctgaatgtttatcggctttttgttggacaaatattttatttggaaaACTATTTTATATTGTAGATGACAAGTAAAGTTACTCTGACCGTGATTttatacttagtaaagtataacTCAAATATAAAGacgtaggcctatttattttcaaacaaaaaatcttaattttaacttattttcGTATCCCTAttcagactaggccccgcgcaatctgtaggactggccctgcccatatagccagtccgcccctgggccctgcccatatagccagtccgcccctgccgccaacgtttatttttgtaaaagaaaatataaataaattaagaaTGCACATTATTACACATtctaattgtttatttatagaCAGTTCTTAACACAGGTGTCACTAGGCAGTGGTTAATGTCATTTAATAGTGGTACagtctgacattggttggggaaaataaaggcggttggtcgttgtgctggccacgtgacaccctctttaaccgtcTGTAATAAAAACATCACTTTTGAGTATCCCTAACCCTAATCCTATCAACAATTGCGGAAGGCCCACAACTGATACTAATTCCTCCTTTGACTGAGTGTATGACTAACATTCTCATTGATACTAACAGAAAATGTTGTTGTAAACTCCAAGCCCTGGTCTTTGTGTGGCACAAACATCTcatcaacaaaattaaaaaaaaatagacgaaGTAGAATCGAATCCAAAGAAACACATTAATAGTTAGGTTAAACTAAGGTTAAACTAGGTTAAACTCCAACTTCTTTGTTATAGAGTACTGACGACTTGACCTTAATAGTGCTAATATGCTAGAAATACCTAAATAGTGCTGATATGCTAGAAATACCTAAATAGTGCTGATATGCTAAAATGACCAAAATAGTGCTGATATGCTAAAATGACATAAATAGTGCTAATATGCTAAAATGACCTAAATAGTGCTGATATGCTAAAATGACTACATAGTGCTGATATACTAAAATATAGTGCTGATATGCTAAAATGTACTAAATTGTGCTGATATGCTAAAAtgacctaaattgtgctgatatGCTAAAAGGACCTAAATAGTGCTGATATGCTAAAAGgacctaaattgtgctgatatGCTAAAATGACCTATATAGTGCTGATATGCTAAAAGgacctaaattgtgctgatatGCTAAAAGGACCTAAATAGTGCTGATATGCTAAAATGACTTAAATAGTGCTGATATGCTAAAATGACTTAAATAGTACTGATATGCTAAAATGACCTATATAGTGCTGATATGCTAAAATGACCTATATAGTGCTGATATGCTAGTaagatctaattaatagtacTGATATTCTAGATAGAAGCCTAGCTATATTGGTGGCtccctggtcgtgtggtatccGCTTTGAACGGTCGTCATGATGGTCCCAAGCAGAACCCTGCTGACCGCTAGCATCCCTTCTCGTCCAGTTAGAGGTTTGTTCTCGGACGTGATAATCTGTATCGAAGGAGGATCGTCCGAAACCTCAAAAACAGACCAAGAAAAAAGAATGTTGATACTGGTATCCTCAATAGCGCTGATTCACTAGAAATGATAACTGCAAACTAGAGCGGCTTAAATGTGTTATTCTGTTGGCTACTCATATGTAAGGTTGACACCGTTAGGCAGATAAGTACAGCCTATGTCTCTCTAATGTACTTGCATGCCCTTCATTAACCTTCACCTGCTAGGCGGATTAGACTTTGTGTTAAAAACACGGTGAAGACTTGCGTGAATAATTAATCGTTTCTTTGTCCTTGTCTTtattcacacattttttttaattcactgcttttttttttttttttttgtatgtatgaCTCAGAGACtttatctagactggaaacagGACCGAATTTCGTATCAGATCGTTATGTATGTGCAGTGGCTGCGCAAGCCCTAATTTTTTGTGGGCGAAGTGTATTTTGCGATCCCCCTTATGTTGAAAACGGTAATCGACATTAAAGTTTTAACAtaacttagatctatgttatgGATATTGTTATATAgtttatgtttgaaaaaaaacacatcaacACTTGACTTCTTGTAACTACTTTATAACGCCCCCACCCCCTGTTTCAGGACATTGTTGTGTATGTTAAATCAAGATTTGTTAGTCCAGAGTTGAACATCATTTACGTTTTCTTGAGTACTTAAGGACGTATGGTTTAACGTGTGTCGGAGGGCTGGCTGATCTTAGCATTGCCACTGTCATTATATCACCACTGTCATTATATCACCACTGTCATTATATCACCACTGTCATTATATCACCACTGTCATTATATCATCACTGTCATTATATCACCACTGTCATAAAATCATCAATGTCATTATATCACCACTGTCATTAAATCATCAATGTCATTATATCATCACTGTCATTAAATCATCAATGTCATTATATCACCACTGTCATTATATCACCACTGTCATTATATCACCACTGTCTTTATATCACCACTGTCATTATATCACCACTGTCATTATATCACCACTGTCATTATATCATCAATGTCATTATATCACCACTGTCATTAAATCATCAATGTCATTATATCATCACTGTCATTAAATCATCAATGTCATTATATCACCACTGTCATTATATCATCACTAACATTATATCACCACTGTAATTAAATCCCCACTGTGGTTCCAACACAAGTGATGTTTCAATGGAGAGGGGGCCCtagatattgtttattttgtccaTTCACTTGAAAACCTCTTCCACTCCTTAcgtttttctttaagtttcctTACAATGACCCACATTTCTcctcatctctttctcttctatctctacgttattgtattttatttcacaAAGTACGTAAACAGGATCTtacaaatcaaaatataaagaaaaagaaaattactgcGTTTCTCATTTAGAATGCAAATCTCTAAAGATGTACAAAAGATTCCAAGTTGAAACTACTAAGGTTCTCTTGTTTTACTTCATTATTTGTGAGGAATTGGGTTTAGTTGAAATCTAATATTAATACCAGCAATCTTAACAGAAACAAGCGCTTATCAAGGATTGAtttagatgatattttgttgaGTTTTATCTTCACAAGAAGCTGTCAAACATTATAGAGACTTAGAATCTAGTAAATGGGAAATATCATGATTGGATTAATGGTTTCAATGTACAAAAAATCGATaagtcaaattattttttttttatatttgattgatcaacatttattttcatccctaatcattaaaattaaaaaaaaggaaaggctCTTAAAGCTGGACTACCAAATAGCTTGTAGTTCTAAATGATGTCTCCAATGAACTCCGAGTCAGTTCAAACATTTTAACGAAATCAAAGTCCATTTCTTATCAAAGGCCATTTCTTATCAAAGTCCATTTCTTATCAAAGTCCATTTCTTAGCAATTCTTTTCCTAGAAATCTGACAGTATATGTTCAGTATATGTATCTTTTCTATTCAATAAAGAGTTGAATCAATAGATAGACGTAAATGgacattttgcgcatcgtcttgtGTAGAAATGAACTAGACTGGGTTAGAAGAACTGGACTGGGTTAGAAGAACTGGACTGGGTTAGAAGAACTGGACTGGGTTAGAAGAACTTGACTGTGCAAGATCACTGGAAGGACTTCTTGTAGAAATGAGCTTGACTGGGTTAGAAGAACTTGACTGTGCAAGATCACTGGAAGGACTTCTTGTAGAAATGAGCTTGACTGGGTTAGAAGAACTTGACTGTGCAAGATCACTGGAAGGACTTCTTGTAGAAATGAGCTTGACTGGGTTAGAAGAACTGGACTGTGCAAGATCACCGGAAGGACTTCTTGTAGAAATGAGCTTGACTGGGTTAGAAGAACTGGACTGGGTTAGAAGAACTGGACTGTGCAAGATCACTGGAAGGACTTCTTGTAGAAATGAGCTTGACTGGGTTAGAAGAACTGGACTGTGCAAGATCACTGGAAGGGCTTCTTGCTACGTTGAAACAATACAAGAAACAAATAGAATAAGAAACTATAGAGCACCATCAGCTTCATAATGGaggaatgaatttaaaaaaaataattttttcattgTTACTTGTATAGTTAACTCACGTTAAGTCATTGATAGGCAGTTTTAGACATTTTAGAAATGGAGTGCCAATTATTAGTCTTATGTAAATCAGTTTTGTTggattctaatttttttaaattgtatttttgttttcagaaccCTACACAGTTGTAAAAATTTTGAGAAGTCCGGATCTTTTCTTTTTCGAACTAGTCCCAGCATTTCTCTTTGAGCAGCAGTGGCCCAGCAGCGCAGCCTCATGGCCCGAGGCCACAAACGAATGGTTGACGGACCTGGACGCCAGCTTCGTAAAAGAAATGGGCTTCTACGCACTTGCCGCCCCTTGCCCAGCCAACCCCGCGGACCCATCCCTCTTTAGAATATCCTTCAGCAGAGCCGAGAAGTACCTGCTTCGAAAAGTCCCTCAGCCTAATCCCGATCTCCCGCCCGTGTCCAGGAAGGACAGCGAAAAGATACTTCGCATCATCCGGGAGGCTGACAAGGACGATTTCGGGCTGGTCAGCTCGTACCACATAAAGACTGTTCTGCTGCACCAGTGCATGAGGTGGCCGGACCCGATGGAGTGGCTGCCTGAAAAACTGACGGAGAGATTTCTGGAGCTCTTTCGTGACCTCATCCTGTCGCTGGACAGGAAGGAACTTCCACACTTCTTCATACGCAACTGCAACCTTTTGAGGCTCTACCCTCCAGAGCAGCTCAACACCGCCGCAGCCAAACTGAAAGCAATTTACGAAGAGATCATTTTAGCCCCATCTAAAAGTATTCGTTTGAGCGTAGACTAAACAAAAGCCGCATCTTCTGAATGAGACAcgtactatttaaaaaaaagacacgtGTCCATTAGGGCCAAGCATCGCCTGATCTGGTTGTGCTGTAATATTTAATCAATATGTGATCTATGCTGTGCCATATATAACAGCTCTTCCGACACCATTGGTCCTGATCAGTGATTTTGTAACTTATGTATGGTTTTAAAGAAACAGATTTCAAAGAAAAATCTCAATATTGAATGTAATTTGAACTTTgaactatatctagattaaatatctataatgCTTTTCTTTTGAAGAACTCTAAATTCTAGTGTCGAAAGTAGAGTAGCCTACAGGTAAATCTATATACTAGTGACCACGTtaatttgtctatttattttttggacATGTCTCcagcttagtaaaaaaaaaataaggaagggattttttataatatagaattctTGAAAATTTGATACAAATTGAAATTTGACAGATTCGCGAATCTCGCGTAAAATTGTCGACGTGTTAGGACACGAAACAGATCCCCGTTATTAACCAAAAGTGTCACATTGGCGACACACACATTGCATAGGACTCTTGACTTGAAGATCTATTTcatcaataataatatttccATAGGGCAAATGATTCtttaaaagcaatttaaaaacaaaacaaaaacaaaacgatACATTTCTCTTTCCTACCTTTATGTAAAGCGTCTGTTGACCCTTTATAGCACTTATACATAtttactgggtttttttttaggtatgtTTCATTAGAATAACACACTTTTGTTGAGGCTAGTAAGTAAAGTTCACCTTTAATACCTtttgatctatagggcataaaggtcatttgtttttgtggcctttacttttcccaaactaatgcaTGGTACCCactaaagctgggtggactcagaaatgCTCCTAAAAGACCCcataattaaaaatcccagtcttcaccaggattcgaaccaaggacccccggttcggaagccatgcgctttaccactctgccCTCGTGTTTGTCCTGGCTACTTAACTTGATTCATTCGTCTCAAATGTGTGCgtgaattgaaaaacaaaatatgtaagtACCAAGAATTTCCACTTGCCTATATTTGCAAAGTAAAGTTCAATCAACTTGTCCATCTCTTTCCACTTGCCTATATTGGCAAAGTAAAGTTCAATCAACTTGTCCATCTCATGTGAGCgttgaaatagaaatgaatctacatattgaaaaaaacaaacatgataCCTCATCATCTTAATCTGAACATGTCTTTCCATTTCTCATGAACATTGATGATCGATTCAACCTGTGAACCATTGTTATATCATTTATCTACATTACACATCACTACCTAAGTGTAGTTTGGTGGAAATGCACACATGTAATCTCCCTATCAATATTGAGGATAGTGCAGATATGTGCTATCCATATATACAAGGTATATGTCAATGAAGGATTGTACCGTTTTAAGACTCAGAAAAAATGCTATTGTTTCTGCTATTTTCAATTACTTCCCTTGGATTTTAAAACTCATTCTTTctataggatttttttttaaatttgtaacttGATCTTTGCTCCGCATCAGGAACTAAATAAACATTCAGGagggaaataaaaacaaactttgtgTTTCTGTAGCTTGACGTGAAAGTCAGATCTCAGCCAAACCCGAACAGATCTTTCAAACATGAGGTACTTAAAGATGGCAATTCAACCTAGTTTATGTCATCTCCTAAAGATTATTTACACTTTGTGACATTGTCGTTAAGGACGACATATTGGGAACATTGGAAGTTCCAGAgagatattttatttgtttacttgGCTGTGCACTTTGttgaatttgttttctttgttttacgctgtctactttttaaatgaCGTTGACATAAAAACATCTTTGAGTCTGCTGCATAGACATGTGAAATTATTTGATCTTTTGGagtacacaaaatatttttaaattaaagagaTTTTAAGGTGCCATTGAGaattggaaaaaggggggggggggcgggggtaggaaaaagcaagagagagagagagagagaa
It encodes:
- the LOC106062560 gene encoding protein mab-21-like; the encoded protein is MVDYRCVEDNMEELNLALHRFHQNIVEPSVHLCRDTIAFCMTQVILPLMEKVGELDARFKCAFPMPNEAYFEGMKTTSVDEFELTVILTNLLPMKVFEDVGYQNSNFQCYGHVIAHPAPHHLGDVVLESGTSQGLVSAHRIREMFAQLVIQAASVLPVLGIKIDVVYREPYTVVKILRSPDLFFFELVPAFLFEQQWPSSAASWPEATNEWLTDLDASFVKEMGFYALAAPCPANPADPSLFRISFSRAEKYLLRKVPQPNPDLPPVSRKDSEKILRIIREADKDDFGLVSSYHIKTVLLHQCMRWPDPMEWLPEKLTERFLELFRDLILSLDRKELPHFFIRNCNLLRLYPPEQLNTAAAKLKAIYEEIILAPSKSIRLSVD